Genomic window (Vibrio coralliirubri):
GGCATGGCTATGCTGGTTTACGCCGCAATGCATATCATTAGCCGCCCAGGTTATGAACTGTTGATCGACCAAAGCATCAACAAAGCACGCTACTTTGCCGACCTGATTAAAGATCAGAGCGACTTCGAACTGGTTTCAGAACCTGAGCTTTGCCTACTGACTTATCGCTATGTACCTGAATCAGTCAAAGCGGCACTGCTTAAAGCTGAGCCTGAACATCGTGTCGAACTGAATGAGTTGCTCAATGAGCTGACTAAGTTTATTCAGAAGAAGCAGCGTGAAACAGGTAAGTCTTTCGTGTCACGTACACGCTTAAACCCTGAAGCATGGGCACATCAACCAATCATCGTTTTCCGCGTGGTGTTAGCAAACCCACTAACAGGCAATGATATTCTTTCGTCAGTGCTTGAAGAACAACGTGAGATCTCTAAACTAGCACCAAACTTGATGGGCAAAATCAACAAACTGGTTACGCAAATCAACGCATAGTCATTCAATTTTAGTTGCATCAAATTGAAAATTTCTTTCTTTTTGATGTAACTAAGCTGTCAGTTCATACTCATTTTGCATTCTTTTTGCTCCAACTCTCTTCCAATTCTGTAGTTTTCTAAAATTTTGTTGAGGTTTGTCATATTCTTAAGCATTCATGCCCTGTTTTTGTATTAGTAAATAGTATGTTGGGTTTATACTGACTCTATGGTGCTAGTTAGCTTGATATCTATTTGACGCAGCAGTATTTACGATACCGAATATACATTTGGCTTTGTGTTTACTGATATTTGCTTCAGCCATACCCCCTGGTAAAAGATATTAACTAGCAAGTTGTTCTCTATACCCTTGTGAACACTATGAATACATTAGAAAAAATACAAAAAAACCTGGAAAATTTCAGCAAGTCTGAGCGTAAGGTAGCCGAAGTAATTATGGCTTCCCCTCAAACTGCAATTCATTCTAGCATTGCTACCTTAGCTAAAATGGCTGACGTGAGTGAGCCTACAGTTAACCGCTTCTGTCGTCGATTAGACACAAAGGGCTTCCCTGACTTCAAACTTCACCTAGCTCAAAGCTTGGCGAACGGTACACCTTACGTGAACCGTAATGTTGAAGAAGATGATGGTCCAGATGCTTATACGCATAAGATTTTCGAATCAACTATGGCTTGTCTAGACGTTGCTAAAAACAGTCTAGATGCGATGCAAGTAAACCGTGCTGTTGACTTGCTGACTCAAGCAAAACGCATTTCGTTCTTCGGACTGGGTGCCTCTTCTGCTGTCGCCAAAGATGCTCAAAACAAGTTTATTCGTTTTAATATCCCAATCACATGTTTCGAAGACATCGTGATGCAACGAATGAGCTGCATTAACTGCAGTGATAACGACGTTATTGTTCTTATCTCTCATACTGGCCGCACTAAAAGCCAAGTTGAGATTGCAAACTTAGCGCGTGAAAACGGTGCGACAGTGATTGCTATCACAGCAAAAGATTCTCCACTGGATAAAGCGAGCTCGCTGTCTATCTCATTAGATGTACCGGAAGACACTGACGTTTACATGCCAATGGCAAGTCGCGTTGTTCAGATGACGGTTATCGATGTGCTAGCGACAGGCTTTACGCTACGTCGTGGATCTGGTTTCAGAGAGAACCTGAAGCGCGTCAAAGAGTCACTTCGTGATTCACGTTACGAGAAGTACTCTCAGTTCTAATCTGCTTAGTCTGAACTGAAAACAGATGACCAGAGAACAAGCGAAATTAAAAAACGGAGCCTAGTGCTCCGTTTTTATTTGTCTGTTTAAAATGGTTTATACAATGAGCAGATTGAAGACTATTAGATGGTCCAACTATTGCCCTTCTCGACTACGCTATTCTCGGACGCATAAGAATTGATAATGGTAAAGTTCGACTCGACAGCAGGTTCATAGCCAATTTGATTCATTGAAGCTCCCTCATGATGCCCTTCTCCACAACTGCACTTCTCGCATACTTGCTTCAAAATATGTACGAGCCTCTCGTGGTTAAGCGGCAAAGGGTTTCCTTTAATAGCCACTGACTTGAGCGCATCGGTAGACACCTCATCAAACTGTGCTTCACAAACACCAAATTCTAGCAAGTTGGGTAGCTTAAGCGTATCAAGCACTTCAGATAACCAAGAAATTGCCTCCTCTTCTGCTGCTTCTACGTTACCTGTTACTATCTGAGCGATTCGCTGATAACGCGCTAGGATGTCGCTTCTTTGCTGCTCTTTTGCAACGGCTATGTTCTCCAACATCACAAACGGCGCTAAACGCGCGGTAATCACACTATGAGGCGCAGAAATCTTACCTCCTAGTGCGGAGGCTAAACCGTGGGCCGCGCCAAGCTTGGCATTGGTTATCGCCATACCACCAAGCATAGAAGCGAAAGCAAGATCAGAACGCGCTTGAGGCTCATCATAAACACACGCTTTAACCACAGAACTACTTAACTTGCGCAGCCCTTCTTCACAGATCATATCGGTTAACGGATTCGGTTCACCACACACGTAGGCTTCCATTAAATGAGTAAAGGCATCCATCCCACCTCGCCCAGATAGATACAGATTGGTTCCATGAGTTAGGGTTGGGTCGACAATCGCAACGTCAGCCAGCATGTCTGGGCTTCTCAGGCTGATTTTTACTTGGTCTTGGCCTGATTTCAGCACCGCGTTTTTAGTGACCTCGGCGCCGGTACTCGCTGTGGTTGGAATTGCGATAAACGGAAGTGGTTTGGTTTTAAGAGGAACATTACGCCCGACCACTTCAACATAGTCATATAAATTGCCTTGATTAGGTAAAACCGCAGCCAACGCTTTGCCCATATCGATGGCGCTACCGCCCCCCATGGCGACAACCATATCTGGCTTAAAACGACGAGCAGAAATAGCCGCCTCTTCAACCATTTTGATATTAGGTTCACCGGAAACGGCAATGTGCTGATAACGCATACTCTGCACATCCAGATAGTCAGTAACAATTGAAGTGCGCTCTAATGTATTGCCTGTAACCAATAGCACGCTGTAGCCATATTGATTAAAGAGAGACAATGAAGCGGAAAGTGCTCCATCACCAAAGATGATCTTTGTAGATGTCATAAATTGAAACATGGTGCCTCCTGCGCCTATGACCGAACAAAACTGCGAACTCTTGGTTATTGGAATTTAGCCTTTATATCGTGCATCAGTATTAAGATGCCTCGTTCTGTATGCGCTTTTTTTGACGAGGTGCAACTTGTCGCATTAAAGATGAATTAAAGTCGTATTCTTAGGGGTAATTCACACTCTTAAGTTAAGGGTAATCAATCTAGATACCCATCAGAAATCAGCATGGATCCTTTTTGTGACCATTATTTGCTCTGATAGACAAAACCTATTGTATTAAGAGGTAATTCCATCTTTATTTCCCCATGGCATTGAGGCATAGTTGGTTTTAAGAAATTTTGAGTGGCATTCACTAAAGAATAGTTAACATAATCGAGTTAACGAGCCTCATCCCGTATTTAGGAGAAATTAAATGTTTGTAGTTATTTTTGGTCGCCCTGCTTGCCCATTCTGTGTTCGTGCAAAAGAGCATGCTGAAACTCTTAAAGCTAAACGCGATGACTTCAACTACCGTTACGTTGACATCCACGCTGAAGGCATCAGCAAAGCTGATTTAGAGAAGACTGTTGGTAAACCTGTAGATACAGTGCCACAAATCTTCATCGACCAAGACCACATCGGCGGCTGCACAGAATTTGAAGCATACGCAAAAGAAAACCTAGGTCTTTTCGACTAAGCTAGGATTTCTCACAGGAGACTTGAGGTTAAGGCCTTAAACAGCTGACCCATTTAGGCGTTAGACTGTACGATTTATAGAAAGCCCGCTCACTGTAGCGGGCTTTTTTTATGACCAGTTTTCATACGGAATAAGAATAAGGTCAAAATCAAGTAAATTAGCAAAATATTGCTTATAATTTATTTATATTTAGATACAATTCACATCTCAAACTTACCCTGTGTTCCACGCCAATTATTGAGCGACCACCGTGAATATCGACGTTGTTTTTCTGTTAGAACAAAACCCCATTCTCCTCATCTTTGTTGTTTTATCGATTGGATTAGCCATTGGTAAAATTCGTTTCGGTAGCCTCCAACTTGGTAATTCAATCGGTGTTTTGATTACTTCCCTTATCATGGGACATCTTGGCTTTTCTTTTAACGCAGATGCGCTCACCATTGGTTTCATGCTGTTCATCTACTGTGTTGGCATTGAAGCTGGACCAAACTTTTTCGGTATCTTCTTCAGAGACGGTAAGCACTACCTCATTCTGAGCCTTGTGGTACTTTCTACCGCAATTGCCCTAACCTATTTCAGTAGTCATTACCTTGGCCTAGGCTTTGGTTTATCTGCAGGCATGATGGCGGGGGCCTTAACAGCAACGCCGATATTGGTAGGTGCTCAAGATGCTCTGAATTCTGGGCTTGCAGAATTACCAAGAAATATGGATTTGAGCCTGATTATCGAAAACCTATCAGTGGGTTACGCGATGGCTTACTTGGTTGGCTTAATCAGTATGATTATGTTTGCCCGCTTGATTCCAAAGCTTCAAAAAGTCAACCTACACGACTCGGCAGAGCAAATCGCCCAAGAACGTGGTTTAGGCGCTTCAGGTCAGCGCAAGGTTTACCTACCCATTATTCGTGCTTATCGAGTGGGACCAGAGCTTATCTCTTGGACTGACGGTAAGAATCTGCGTGAACTGGGCATCTATCGCCAAACAGGGTGTTACATCGAGCGTATTCGACGTAATGGTATTCTTGCCCACCCAGATGGTGATGCGATTCTGCAAGAAGGCGATGAGATCGCATTGGTTGGTTTCCCAGACAGTCACGCTCGTCTAGACCCAAGCTTCCGTAACGGTAAAGAAGTTTTCGACCGTAACCTTCTCGATCTGCGTATCGTGGAAGAAGAGATCGTCGTTAAAAGTGACAGCATTGCAGGTAAGCGTCTTTCAGACTTGAACCTGTCTGAATACGGCTGTTTCCTTAACCGCGTAGTGCGTGCTCAAATAGAGATGCCGATGGACTTAAACATTGTGCTTTCTAAAGGTGACGTACTGCAGGTGAGTGGCGAAAAGAGTCGTGTGCACGGCCTAGCTGAAAAAATTGGTTTCATCTCAATCCACAGCCAAATGGCGGATTTGATGGCCTTTTGTAGCTTCTTTATTTTGGGTATTTTGTTTGGTTTGATCACCAT
Coding sequences:
- a CDS encoding MurR/RpiR family transcriptional regulator, translating into MNTLEKIQKNLENFSKSERKVAEVIMASPQTAIHSSIATLAKMADVSEPTVNRFCRRLDTKGFPDFKLHLAQSLANGTPYVNRNVEEDDGPDAYTHKIFESTMACLDVAKNSLDAMQVNRAVDLLTQAKRISFFGLGASSAVAKDAQNKFIRFNIPITCFEDIVMQRMSCINCSDNDVIVLISHTGRTKSQVEIANLARENGATVIAITAKDSPLDKASSLSISLDVPEDTDVYMPMASRVVQMTVIDVLATGFTLRRGSGFRENLKRVKESLRDSRYEKYSQF
- a CDS encoding iron-containing alcohol dehydrogenase; this encodes MFQFMTSTKIIFGDGALSASLSLFNQYGYSVLLVTGNTLERTSIVTDYLDVQSMRYQHIAVSGEPNIKMVEEAAISARRFKPDMVVAMGGGSAIDMGKALAAVLPNQGNLYDYVEVVGRNVPLKTKPLPFIAIPTTASTGAEVTKNAVLKSGQDQVKISLRSPDMLADVAIVDPTLTHGTNLYLSGRGGMDAFTHLMEAYVCGEPNPLTDMICEEGLRKLSSSVVKACVYDEPQARSDLAFASMLGGMAITNAKLGAAHGLASALGGKISAPHSVITARLAPFVMLENIAVAKEQQRSDILARYQRIAQIVTGNVEAAEEEAISWLSEVLDTLKLPNLLEFGVCEAQFDEVSTDALKSVAIKGNPLPLNHERLVHILKQVCEKCSCGEGHHEGASMNQIGYEPAVESNFTIINSYASENSVVEKGNSWTI
- a CDS encoding GrxA family glutaredoxin → MFVVIFGRPACPFCVRAKEHAETLKAKRDDFNYRYVDIHAEGISKADLEKTVGKPVDTVPQIFIDQDHIGGCTEFEAYAKENLGLFD
- a CDS encoding aspartate:alanine antiporter, with the protein product MNIDVVFLLEQNPILLIFVVLSIGLAIGKIRFGSLQLGNSIGVLITSLIMGHLGFSFNADALTIGFMLFIYCVGIEAGPNFFGIFFRDGKHYLILSLVVLSTAIALTYFSSHYLGLGFGLSAGMMAGALTATPILVGAQDALNSGLAELPRNMDLSLIIENLSVGYAMAYLVGLISMIMFARLIPKLQKVNLHDSAEQIAQERGLGASGQRKVYLPIIRAYRVGPELISWTDGKNLRELGIYRQTGCYIERIRRNGILAHPDGDAILQEGDEIALVGFPDSHARLDPSFRNGKEVFDRNLLDLRIVEEEIVVKSDSIAGKRLSDLNLSEYGCFLNRVVRAQIEMPMDLNIVLSKGDVLQVSGEKSRVHGLAEKIGFISIHSQMADLMAFCSFFILGILFGLITMTFGQVSFGLGNAVGLLLSGIMLGFLRANHPTFGYVPQGALNMVKDLGLMFFMVGIGLSAGGKIFEHLTQVGPQVIGVALVVSVLPVFFAYLVGAYVLKMNRALLFGAIIGARTCAPAMDIVNDHARSTIPALGYAGTYAIANILMTLAGTFIIIIS